In Ruania zhangjianzhongii, the following proteins share a genomic window:
- a CDS encoding VOC family protein, translating into MSTPGTGTGICFDHAVLGVRDLSAATAALTSAGLRYAGGGEHIGRGTANSLFALAEGYLELLTVTDPDLARSHSTNRAQVADALDTHAALPLGFAFQVADVAAAGEALQKSGLRVEGPVPMSRRNPDGTVLTWRNLYVGTTQWRTLLPFLITWDAPHDLSDAEAPRLHRLELAEPGDPATSPSGGLPAAVHGYHQLGATQSAPDRLRLSGLDLVFTRPEGAAGEGLTRIQLAGGHRRGGLGGLEDFLTWTSPGHGSSHSS; encoded by the coding sequence ATGAGCACTCCGGGCACTGGCACCGGGATCTGCTTCGACCATGCCGTACTCGGAGTACGGGACCTGTCCGCGGCCACGGCTGCGCTCACCTCGGCCGGGCTGAGGTACGCCGGTGGCGGTGAGCACATCGGGCGGGGGACCGCCAACAGCCTGTTCGCGTTGGCCGAGGGATACCTGGAGCTGCTCACCGTCACCGATCCGGACCTCGCCCGGTCGCACTCGACGAACCGTGCCCAGGTGGCCGATGCCCTCGACACCCACGCGGCTCTTCCGCTCGGGTTCGCCTTCCAGGTGGCCGATGTTGCCGCAGCCGGGGAAGCGCTGCAGAAGTCCGGCCTGCGGGTCGAAGGGCCGGTGCCGATGTCCCGGCGAAACCCGGACGGCACCGTCCTGACCTGGCGAAACCTGTATGTCGGTACCACCCAGTGGCGCACCCTCCTGCCATTCCTGATCACCTGGGATGCCCCGCACGACCTGAGCGATGCCGAGGCGCCCCGGCTGCACCGCCTGGAGCTGGCCGAGCCCGGCGACCCGGCCACCTCGCCCTCCGGCGGGTTGCCGGCTGCTGTGCACGGCTACCACCAGCTCGGCGCCACCCAGAGCGCTCCTGACCGGCTCCGCCTGAGCGGGCTCGACCTGGTCTTCACCAGGCCGGAGGGGGCGGCAGGCGAAGGCCTGACCCGGATCCAGCTGGCCGGTGGGCACCGCCGAGGAGGTCTCGGCGGGCTCGAGGACTTTCTCACCTGGACCAGCCCGGGTCACGGCTCGTCCCACTCATCCTGA
- a CDS encoding quinone oxidoreductase family protein has protein sequence MNALVLTEHGGLDQLAVVSDHPRPQLRDGHVVLKVTASAYNYHDLFTVKGMPGIKVPLPIVPGLDLAGEIAEVAEDVTGWRAGDRVLVHPRHPEKGLMGEMLDGGMAEYALVHASQLIRIPDAVSDVQAAALPVAYGTAHRMIMGKGEIKAGDTVLVLGASGGVGTASVVLAKKLGAHVIAAAGSAEKCQALLEIGADEVINYREEDFYQWVKTHYGKPHRLTGEGGVDVVINFTGGDTWAPTLRSVKLGGSILVCGATAGYDPKEDLRYIWSFELRVIGSNSFRTEDFEALLQLCATGELDPPVSHVLPLSEAVEGLRKVRDREVLGKIVITPSTQETDNV, from the coding sequence ATGAATGCGCTCGTCCTGACCGAGCACGGCGGACTCGACCAGCTCGCGGTGGTCTCCGACCACCCACGGCCGCAGCTCCGCGACGGGCATGTCGTGCTCAAGGTCACTGCCAGCGCGTACAACTACCACGACCTGTTCACGGTCAAGGGCATGCCCGGGATCAAGGTCCCGCTGCCGATCGTGCCGGGCCTGGACCTTGCCGGGGAGATCGCCGAGGTGGCCGAGGATGTCACCGGCTGGCGCGCCGGGGACCGGGTGCTGGTGCACCCCCGGCACCCGGAGAAGGGCCTGATGGGTGAGATGCTCGACGGAGGGATGGCCGAGTACGCGCTGGTCCACGCCAGCCAGCTCATCCGGATCCCGGACGCGGTCAGCGACGTCCAAGCGGCTGCACTCCCGGTCGCCTACGGCACCGCCCACCGGATGATCATGGGCAAGGGCGAGATCAAGGCCGGCGACACGGTCCTGGTCCTCGGTGCCTCCGGCGGTGTCGGGACGGCCTCAGTCGTGCTGGCCAAGAAGCTCGGCGCGCATGTCATCGCCGCCGCTGGTAGTGCCGAGAAGTGCCAGGCCCTGCTCGAGATCGGGGCCGACGAGGTGATCAACTACCGGGAGGAAGACTTCTACCAGTGGGTCAAGACCCACTACGGCAAGCCGCACCGGCTCACCGGGGAGGGCGGGGTCGACGTCGTCATCAACTTCACCGGCGGGGACACCTGGGCCCCCACACTACGAAGCGTGAAGCTCGGCGGCTCGATCCTGGTCTGCGGCGCCACGGCCGGGTACGACCCGAAGGAGGATCTGCGCTACATCTGGAGCTTCGAGCTACGGGTGATCGGCTCGAACAGCTTCCGCACCGAGGACTTCGAGGCACTGCTGCAGCTGTGTGCCACCGGTGAGCTCGACCCCCCGGTCAGTCATGTCCTCCCGCTGAGCGAGGCCGTGGAAGGCCTGCGCAAGGTCCGGGACCGGGAGGTCCTCGGCAAGATCGTGATCACCCCGTCCACCCAGGAGACCGACAATGTCTGA
- a CDS encoding GntR family transcriptional regulator, with product MVRTEPDAGPATTPAARLPPAPTAQPPTASSWTDQTALADLTVPPPPGAPIESRSAVAYFHLRDLIVTLELAPGTALDERDLMARLHLGRTPVREALRRLADEGLVAIYARRGTVVAPVEVRDLARVSEVRVELEGLAARLAVERADPADRENASRLLADLGSGAEGQRGLIRLDQRVHHCVHHATHNRYLQASLSEYLTLSLRLWFLGLAQVHRLDEAVDEHRGLLTAVLEGDRDAAEGAARAHVTGFWDEIRQVLTT from the coding sequence CAGCCGCCGACCGCCTCCTCGTGGACCGATCAGACCGCCCTTGCCGACCTGACCGTCCCGCCCCCGCCGGGCGCGCCGATCGAGTCCCGCTCCGCTGTCGCCTACTTCCACCTCCGCGACCTGATCGTCACGCTCGAGCTGGCGCCAGGTACCGCTCTGGACGAACGGGACCTGATGGCGCGACTCCACCTCGGGCGTACTCCCGTGCGCGAAGCGCTCCGGCGGTTGGCTGACGAGGGGCTGGTCGCGATCTACGCTCGGCGCGGGACCGTCGTCGCTCCGGTGGAGGTGCGCGACCTGGCGCGCGTCTCGGAGGTGCGGGTCGAGCTCGAGGGGCTGGCGGCCCGGCTCGCCGTCGAACGTGCCGATCCCGCGGACCGGGAGAACGCCTCCCGGCTGCTCGCCGACCTGGGTTCCGGTGCCGAAGGCCAGCGCGGGCTGATCCGGCTGGACCAGCGCGTGCACCACTGCGTGCACCACGCCACCCACAACCGCTACCTCCAGGCCTCGCTGTCCGAGTACCTCACCCTGAGCCTGCGGCTCTGGTTCCTCGGACTGGCGCAGGTGCACCGGCTCGACGAAGCCGTCGACGAGCACCGCGGCCTGCTCACCGCGGTGCTCGAGGGTGATCGCGATGCGGCGGAAGGCGCCGCCCGCGCTCACGTCACCGGCTTCTGGGACGAGATCCGGCAGGTGCTGACGACCTGA
- a CDS encoding tripartite tricarboxylate transporter permease, with the protein MELAATLGNVFTPASLMWIVIGASAGIIVGVIPGLTATVAIALLVPLTLDLDPLHSMLMLTGIFAGSQYSNSITSIMLRTPGNPAGAVTIFDGYPMALKGEAGRAIGLGAWASAFGGIFSVLVLWAFSQLLASVALKFSPVEYFSVAVLGLTTAVAVTGTSKARSLTATALGLLVGVIGTDPLVNLPRFTFGLPELRLGVPFLAAIIGVFAMAEVLRLAEVPGRKTRMVTTIGRILPSWADIRRTFRPVFRGSVIGTIVGILPGGGGAMASFIAYGEAKRVSKKPEEFGKGSIEGLTAPDAAGNGVAGGAMVPLLSLGIPGDAATAVMLGALVIQGITPGPALFDGRGADLVYPLFAGMLLANVAMLIMGLTLARPLASVALLPRSILLPAIATLSFTGAFIATGQTYLLWVTLVFGVIGYLMVRFDYPVAALALGLVLGPILESNLRRGLMLHDGDASVFLTRPISAVLLLAAVALLVVSIWGSRRSRKKAAAKELSTV; encoded by the coding sequence ATGGAGCTGGCAGCCACGCTGGGCAACGTGTTCACGCCGGCAAGCCTGATGTGGATCGTCATCGGTGCCTCCGCCGGCATCATCGTCGGCGTCATCCCCGGCCTGACCGCCACGGTGGCGATCGCGTTGCTGGTGCCGTTGACCCTCGACCTGGACCCGTTGCACTCGATGCTCATGCTGACCGGGATCTTCGCCGGCAGCCAGTACTCCAACTCGATCACCTCGATCATGCTGCGTACCCCGGGCAACCCTGCCGGTGCGGTGACGATCTTCGATGGCTACCCGATGGCGCTGAAGGGCGAGGCTGGCCGTGCCATCGGGCTGGGGGCGTGGGCGAGCGCCTTCGGCGGAATCTTCTCGGTGCTGGTGCTGTGGGCTTTCTCCCAGCTGTTGGCGAGCGTGGCGCTGAAATTCTCGCCGGTGGAGTACTTCTCCGTCGCGGTCCTCGGGCTGACCACTGCCGTCGCCGTCACCGGGACCTCGAAAGCCCGCAGCCTCACGGCGACCGCACTGGGGTTGCTGGTGGGAGTGATCGGCACCGACCCGCTGGTGAACCTGCCCCGGTTCACCTTCGGCCTGCCCGAGCTCCGGCTGGGGGTGCCGTTCCTGGCGGCGATCATCGGCGTGTTCGCGATGGCAGAGGTGCTGCGACTGGCCGAGGTCCCCGGCCGCAAGACCCGGATGGTGACCACGATCGGACGGATCCTTCCCTCATGGGCGGATATCCGGCGCACCTTCCGGCCGGTCTTCCGCGGCTCGGTGATCGGCACGATCGTCGGCATCCTGCCCGGCGGCGGTGGGGCGATGGCCTCCTTCATTGCCTACGGGGAGGCCAAGCGTGTCTCGAAGAAGCCGGAGGAGTTCGGCAAGGGGTCGATCGAGGGGCTCACCGCGCCGGACGCCGCCGGCAACGGGGTTGCCGGTGGTGCCATGGTGCCGCTGCTCAGCCTGGGCATTCCGGGCGACGCTGCCACTGCGGTGATGCTCGGAGCGCTGGTCATCCAGGGGATCACCCCCGGTCCGGCACTGTTCGACGGCCGGGGAGCAGACCTGGTCTACCCCCTCTTTGCCGGGATGCTGCTGGCGAACGTCGCGATGCTGATCATGGGCCTGACCCTAGCCCGCCCGCTGGCCAGTGTGGCGCTGTTGCCCCGCAGTATCCTGCTTCCGGCGATCGCGACCCTGTCCTTCACCGGCGCGTTCATCGCCACCGGGCAGACCTACCTGCTGTGGGTGACGCTGGTCTTCGGCGTGATCGGGTATCTGATGGTGCGGTTCGACTATCCGGTCGCCGCCCTCGCTCTCGGCCTGGTGCTCGGGCCGATCCTGGAGTCCAACCTGCGCCGTGGGCTGATGCTGCACGACGGCGACGCTTCCGTCTTCCTCACTCGGCCCATCTCGGCAGTGCTGCTCCTCGCCGCCGTGGCGCTGCTGGTCGTGAGTATCTGGGGATCGCGGCGCTCCCGGAAAAAGGCGGCCGCCAAGGAGCTGAGCACAGTATGA
- a CDS encoding PaaI family thioesterase: MSEQPTLTAPELQQRLREAPFHDWLGLEVRSVTDTGLELTATWRPEWANSVGKTHGGILSSLLDLAADWALVATQGVPAPTIDFTVHYLRAAAPGDLTVRARLVRAGRSLTVAEAEVLDASGKTLAVGRGTYASFATRKNE, translated from the coding sequence ATGTCTGAGCAGCCCACCCTGACCGCACCGGAACTGCAGCAGCGTCTGCGCGAGGCCCCCTTCCACGACTGGCTCGGCCTGGAGGTCCGCTCCGTCACCGACACGGGGTTGGAACTGACGGCGACGTGGCGTCCGGAGTGGGCGAACTCCGTCGGGAAGACCCACGGCGGCATCCTCAGCTCCTTGCTGGACCTGGCCGCCGACTGGGCACTGGTCGCGACCCAGGGCGTTCCGGCCCCGACGATCGACTTCACCGTGCACTACCTGCGGGCCGCCGCCCCGGGCGACCTCACCGTGCGTGCCCGGCTCGTGCGCGCCGGTCGTTCCCTGACGGTGGCGGAGGCCGAGGTCCTCGACGCCAGCGGGAAGACGCTGGCCGTGGGCCGGGGCACCTACGCTTCGTTCGCCACCCGGAAGAACGAGTAA